The genomic DNA GGAGGCTGAATGAAGAAAAAGGTTCTCTGGAGATTACTGCTTATCTCCATAACAGTGGTTCTCGCAGTGGTGTTCTTCCTCCCCAACACGCCCGTGTTTCAGCATATGCCTGAGTGGTGGAAGAAAAACATGCCCGGCAAGGGTATCGTGCTCGGACTCGACCTCCAGGGCGGGCTTCATCTCGTATTTGAGGTCGAAGGTGACAAGGCAGTGGAAATCACCACAGACAGGTATGCCTCGCAGCTGAGGGAGCTGTTTGTGAAAAAAAATATCACCACTGACGTGAGCGTCAGCGGTCTGACGATAACAGTAAGCCCGTCAAGTGCCGAGACAAAAAAACTCATTGCCGATAACTTCCCGATATTTTCCGCAACTGAAAGCGGGAACAGCACTGCATACAAAATCCTGTCCAGGGAAGCGCAAAGAATAAAGGATAACGCCGCAGACCAGGCGCTCGAAACAATCCGCAACAGGATTGATCAGTTCGGGGTTGCAGAACCCACGATCCACAGGCAGGGCGAGAACGAGATCGTTGTCCAGCTTCCCGGGATAAGAGACCCGAAACGTGCCATCGACCTGATCGGGAAAACCGCGCAGCTGGAATTCAGGATTGTCGACGACGAGGCAAAGGTCGCTGCCGAGCTTCCCCAGTCGATAGGCCCTGGCGAAGAGGAACTGCTTCTCAGGGAGTTTGCGGGGAAAATCCCCGAAGATACCGAAATCCTGTTCGAAAAAAAGGTGAACACAGAAACAGGTATCGTACGAAAGTTGCCTATTCTGCTGAAAAAACAGGCCTCTCTTACCGGAGATCTGCTGAGCGATGCGAAGGTAAATATCGATACCCGGTTCAGCGAACCATATGTCTCCTTATCTTTTAATGCCGCAGGGGCAAAGCTCTTCGAGGAAACAACGGGAGCAAATGTCAAGAAGAGGCTTGCGATAATCCTCGACAACACAGTCTATTCCGCACCCGTGATCCAGGAGAAAATAACTGGAGGGAACGCACAGATCACCGGGAGCTTCACCATGGAGGAGGCCAAGGACCTGAGCATAGTGCTGAAGGCCGGCGCGCTTCCCGCACCGCTCAAAATGCTGCAGAATGTGACGGTAGGACCTTCTCTGGGAAGGGATTCCATAGAGGCAGGAAAGTTGGCGGCCATTATCGGCACAATCGCAGTCGTCATATTTATGATTTTCTATTACAGGCTTTCGGGAGTAATCGCAGACTTTGCCCTGTTACTGAACATCATTCTTCTTCTGGGGGCTATGGCGTCCCTGAACGCCACCCTGACCCTGCCCGGTATCGCCGGGATTATCCTTGCGATCGGCATGGCGGTCGACTCAAACGTGCTGATGTTCGAAAGAATACGCGATGAACTGAGGGCGGGCAAGACCCCGCGCGCCGCGGTCGATTCAGGATACGACAAGGCTTTCTGGACGATTTTCGACTCTCACGTCACCACGCTGATAACCGCAGCTGTACTGTTTCAGTTCGGTACAGGACCTATTAAGGGGTTTGCGGTAACATTGAGCCTGGGTGTCTCCATAAACCTGTTTACTGCGCTTATCGGTACAAAATCAATCTTCGACGTCATCAACAGCAGACGCGAGCTAAAGAAATTGAGCATATAGGAGAAGGACGTTACATGATAGAACTGATCAAGAACACAAATATCAACTTCATGGGGAAAAGAAAGATAGCCTTTGTGGTTTCCGGAATCCTGGCCGTTATCGGTATCATAGCAATAGTGCAGATCGCAACAGGCCGCGCTAACCTCGGGATAGACTTTGCCGGAGGAACCGCCATACAACTCAAGTTCGACAAGCCTGTGGTGCTGCATGATGTCCGCATCACGCTGGAAAACGGAGGGATGAAAGACTTTGATCTCCAGGATCTGCCGACAGAAAACAAGATACTGATACGGGTCAAAAAAACGGAACAGGAACTTGGCCAGGTTTCAGACATCATAACAAATATCCTCAGCCAGAAATTCCCTGAAAATACCTATGTAGTCGACTCGACCACTGTGATCGGCCCCAAGGTGGGCAGCAGGCTGAGGGCGGATGCTGCAAAGGCAGTGGCAATGGCCGTTATCGGTATCCTTATATATGTTGCGTTCAGGTTTCAGTTCAAGTTCGGGGTTGGCGCCACTGTCGCTACTTTCCACGACGTCCTCGCGGTGCTCGGGATGTTCTATCTCATGGGCAAAGAGATCAACCTCATCCTTATCACTGCCCTTCTGACGATCGCGGGATATTCGCTTACCGACACTGTCGTGGTATTCGACAGGATACGGGAAAACCTCAGACAGCGCCAGAGAGAGAGCGTTGAAGCGGTGATGAACATCAGCATCAATGAGGTGCTATCAAGGACCATTGTAACTTCCTTGACCGTTCTGCTGACATCGATCTCGCTGTTTTTCTTCGGTGGCGAGGTACTCCATGACTTCTCGCTCGCCATGATCATGGGAGTAATTGTCGGTACATTTTCTTCTGTGTTCGTGGCAAGCCCGATCGTGCTCCTGTGGGGAGGAAAAAGGCCGTTCGCTAAAAAATAGCGCACGCACAAGGTATGAGAAGTGAAATGCAGTGTGACATTGAAGTCTTTGTTGCTGCCTGACATTTTCCATTGTATGTTTCATGGTCGTTAAATGAACCGGCGCTGGCTTGTCAACAGAACCAATCCTGAATACATAGAATATGTATCGAAAACCGCCTCTGTTTCCCGTCCCCTCGCGCAGATACTTATTAACCGGGGGATAAAGACTTCGGAGGAGATACACTCCTTCCTTTATCCGCAACTCTCCCGGTTGTCCGATCCGTTTGATATTCCGGGCATGAGGACAGCAGTCGAAAGGATTCTTGCCGCTTCGAGGAACGGAGAGAGGGTGCTTGTGCACGGCGATTATGATGTCGACGGCCTGTCTGCAACCGCCATTGTTCACGGCGCGCTGAAGGCGACCGGGATCGACAGTGTCTATTTCATCCCCGACAGGATGAGCCAGGGATACGGCTTCAAGCCCTCATCTGTCGCAAAGGCAAAACAGGTCGGGGCATCCCTTATCATAACCGTCGACTGCGGGATCACGGCATTTGACGCGGCAGATGAATGCCGGAGAGCACGCATCGACCTG from Nitrospirota bacterium includes the following:
- the secD gene encoding protein translocase subunit SecD; this encodes MKKKVLWRLLLISITVVLAVVFFLPNTPVFQHMPEWWKKNMPGKGIVLGLDLQGGLHLVFEVEGDKAVEITTDRYASQLRELFVKKNITTDVSVSGLTITVSPSSAETKKLIADNFPIFSATESGNSTAYKILSREAQRIKDNAADQALETIRNRIDQFGVAEPTIHRQGENEIVVQLPGIRDPKRAIDLIGKTAQLEFRIVDDEAKVAAELPQSIGPGEEELLLREFAGKIPEDTEILFEKKVNTETGIVRKLPILLKKQASLTGDLLSDAKVNIDTRFSEPYVSLSFNAAGAKLFEETTGANVKKRLAIILDNTVYSAPVIQEKITGGNAQITGSFTMEEAKDLSIVLKAGALPAPLKMLQNVTVGPSLGRDSIEAGKLAAIIGTIAVVIFMIFYYRLSGVIADFALLLNIILLLGAMASLNATLTLPGIAGIILAIGMAVDSNVLMFERIRDELRAGKTPRAAVDSGYDKAFWTIFDSHVTTLITAAVLFQFGTGPIKGFAVTLSLGVSINLFTALIGTKSIFDVINSRRELKKLSI
- the secF gene encoding protein translocase subunit SecF, which translates into the protein MIELIKNTNINFMGKRKIAFVVSGILAVIGIIAIVQIATGRANLGIDFAGGTAIQLKFDKPVVLHDVRITLENGGMKDFDLQDLPTENKILIRVKKTEQELGQVSDIITNILSQKFPENTYVVDSTTVIGPKVGSRLRADAAKAVAMAVIGILIYVAFRFQFKFGVGATVATFHDVLAVLGMFYLMGKEINLILITALLTIAGYSLTDTVVVFDRIRENLRQRQRESVEAVMNISINEVLSRTIVTSLTVLLTSISLFFFGGEVLHDFSLAMIMGVIVGTFSSVFVASPIVLLWGGKRPFAKK